GATTCCGAGGATGAAGTTAAAGGAAATGCAAGTAGGCAGAGTTTAAGGAGTGCAAAAACAAAAAGGGCTGGTAAGattagtgatgatgatgatgagactgATTATGAGGGAAGCGCGCCAAAAAACACGATCAAGACACGATATAGGTCTAAGTGTATGACAGGTTTTGAGGATGCAGGGAAGCGAAACCTATGAAGGCTGAGAAAATCagaaataaaaaatgaacaaGATGATGAAAACAGTTCTGACCCGAGAAACAGCTTTTTCCTTCAAGAAAATAGTTCAAGTGATGACGAGGAAGATAACGATGCTCTAGAGGACGAGGAAGATTATGATGGTGAAGAGGACAAGTAAGATAATGAAAGTGTAGAGGAAGATGATGACGGTGATAGTTATGATGCAATAAATGATAGTGaaccagatatggatatgagtGAAGTTTATTCTCATGATACTATAAGTGCTAAAACGAAAAGGGTTACCCAGATCATCATAACTGATGACGAAATCAGCTATGATGACAACTCACCAACAACCACACTCCGGGCACAACATAATACTACGTTTAGTACAGGTTATTCGGATGAAGTCGAAGATTATGAAAGTAAGCAATCCCCAACGAAGCTGAAATCAGAATCTGAAAACGAACAAGAGGATGAAAGCAGTTGCGGCTTAAACCAAACTATCCGCCTTGACGTATATAGTTCAAGTGACGAGGAAGACAATGATGGTCCAGAGGATGGATCAACAAGTGAACGTGATACTTTGGGTGGATTTATTGTTAGCGATAATGAAGATGAAcccaatgatgaagatgaaccCAATGATGCAGATGATCATGAATTAGAGGAAGTTTTGGACCCATTTGGGAGACAAAATGTTTCAAATCAAAAGTGGGATTTTGAGGGAGAGATGTTAGCCGATTTTGGTAAAAACACTGAACTGTGTATTAGGGCTGTTTGTGTTCTTTATAGGCAACAAGCAGCAGATGAGAAAGCAGCTAAAGAAACTATATACCGAAATAATAGAGGGTTTAGCCAGGCTGATGCATCAAGGTTAGTCAGTTCCTAATCGTTTACCTTTACTATCTGTGAGTTCATAATTGGTGTTTGTGCAATTTTGATGGGATAAATGAAGTCGTATACCAACAATAAGAAGAATACAACGAGGCATAACCTTGGTACTTCAAAGCTAAACGCAGTTATTTGTGATATTGCAGGGGTTGTAAGCTGGCTGAATTTCTCACGAATAGAAACCCGGCTGGGATCCTGAAAAAAACAGTGGAAGAATTGAAACAGCATAACGTCAAGTGGATCAAATTATGCCATGCACTTGCAGCTAAATACTCTAAGCAGTTATTTCAAATTTACGAGAACAAAGAAGATCCTTATTTCCCAGAATGACTGGTTCGTGCCattgtatgaaaaaaaaaaccgtttATTTTCCATGCTAATTCGGTTTCTGAGTTGATTTTATCTTCTTTAAGCATGTTAAGCACACAATGATGACATGTTAGCAGtatgtgtttttttctttttgtttgtgGTAGTCAAAGTTTTATCTTAATGTGAACAATCTGTTCATAAATTACTCTTTGGATATTAGTATTTCATACCAGAAGTCCTTATATTCATGTTTTCCATACGAATTACTTTTAGGTTTAGATTGTATTTAGTACATAATCTGACATGAGAAAACAACTTCATATAATCAGACACCAAAAGACTTCAGCACTAGCTGAACACATAAAGCCTGATAGTTAATGCTCGTGCAGGGGGCGACGATGATATCGGATTGCTTAACAAACAAAGCATCTTCCAAGCAGTTTCAAATGAGTAGAAGTAGAAAGTGTAGGAATAATCTTGACATAAATGGGTTACTTTTAGTGTCTACTTTATCTACTGTCTAGTTTATTTGAGTCTTTTAGCATAGTTTCTTTAGTGCCACTAGAAAGTATTAAGTTTAAATTTGCATGTGTGTTACGGTTATTTTGAGACGTGTGGGTATAAGTTGAGTATGAATACAAGTAACTTATCCCTTGAATATCTCCTCTGTATTTATAATTGCTCATTGTCCTTTTCATTTTACATAAAGCAGTGAACTTGTGTGTGTAGGGTCTGTTCTATCAGGAAGATTTCACTCTAAAATATCTTCTATTTTCATTTAGACACTCAATGCCTTGCATGTGTTTAAAGATCAAAAATGTTGATAAGCAGTGTAAGTAaccaatcccaaacaccctgtAATTCATATATGGTCATGAAGACCATAAATGATGAGGAAAGACTGTCTTAATTGAGAGTGGGAGCTTGAAGTAAAAATGCTTTCTGACTTCAATACATATCTAATGTTAGGGAATTTGGCTCTTATCAACTATTAACTTCATTTGTTAATTTATGTAGCCTTTTTTTCAAGAATTTTATACCTTAAGAATTAGCAGAATGATCAGGTCAGGTGTTCCCTGTTTGAGTTACCCAGGAAAAATGA
The Erigeron canadensis isolate Cc75 chromosome 2, C_canadensis_v1, whole genome shotgun sequence DNA segment above includes these coding regions:
- the LOC122588017 gene encoding uncharacterized protein LOC122588017; this translates as MDMSEVYSHDTISAKTKRVTQIIITDDEISYDDNSPTTTLRAQHNTTFSTGYSDEVEDYESKQSPTKLKSESENEQEDESSCGLNQTIRLDVYSSSDEEDNDGPEDGSTSERDTLGGFIVSDNEDEPNDEDEPNDADDHELEEVLDPFGRQNVSNQKWDFEGEMLADFGKNTELCIRAVCVLYRQQAADEKAAKETIYRNNRGFSQADASRGCKLAEFLTNRNPAGILKKTVEELKQHNVKWIKLCHALAAKYSKQLFQIYENKEDPYFPE